A window of Mustelus asterias chromosome 15, sMusAst1.hap1.1, whole genome shotgun sequence contains these coding sequences:
- the utp25 gene encoding U3 small nucleolar RNA-associated protein 25 homolog isoform X2, whose protein sequence is MGKRKSGGRLRGLGSNLTKKQKKHLREFGEQHPFHDEVLEKAEPGQIVELADSSEQSDSESDAESGTEQVTPYQHLCSTLKNVAEDADSVSDSDSETEFEEEAEEENQDDDGEEEKGGSEVDDENEQKEKDAFSKDDEESSAAAKEFSKDEMVHDDEIENASDLETDFTDVKNEAKFCLESNFVGDGSEDESDNSSEGIPYFLSDPFKQHMDTELEDDDVKTVTEVKSTTQSKWTTLGQLLWSSHLPKYTLIKELSSECLKNLHLHKPLETTWPKINGQLLSIEHQLNQQDVFTPLQQGLFSIINGYKDLYYPERTAIQNGEEVCRAYCLHVINHVLKANSQVLSNNAKCRDRKTEVDDDLRDQGLTRPKVLIVVPFRESALRVVQTLISLLDVKDKLEVSNKKRFKDEYGSSPEERPPNLKRPEDYEAIFAGNIDDHFRIGVAILRRSMRLYAPFYSSDIIIASPLGLRTIIKTEDDKTRDFDFLSSIEILIIDQADVYLMQNWEHIVHLMKHLNQQPHEPHGVDFSRVRMWSLNNWSKYYRQTLIFSALQDPQINAIYSKYCFNYRGQVAVSNVPRTGSICHVVVQLPHVFQRVDVSSYASLPDARFEFFTKKILPQYREAVMSHTLIYIPIYFDYVRLRNYYNREEINFSHICEYSKKSTINRARYHFLKGEKPFLLFTERFHFYKRYTIKGIRHLIFYELPTYPHFYSDICNMLKGENRGDEATWTCTVLYSKYDAQKLTRVVGAERAAQMIQSKKSVHLFVTGEDS, encoded by the exons GGTATTGGAAAAGGCAGAGCCAGGTCAAATTGTTGAACTG GCCGACAGCTCGGAGCAGTCTGATTCAGAGAGCGATGCAGAATCTGGCACAGAACAGGTAACTCCCTACCAACATCTGTGTTCCACCTTAAAAAATGTTGCAGAAGATGCagactctgtctctgacagtgacagtgaaacTGAATTTGaagaggaggcggaggaggagaACCAAGATGATGATGGGGAGGAAGAGAAGGGTGGCAGTGAAGTTGATGATGAAAATGAACAAAAGGAAAAAG ATGCATTCAGTAAAGATGATGAGGAAAGCAGTGCTGCAGCGAAAGAATTTTCAAAGGATGAGATGGTACATGATGATGAAATTGAAAACGCCAGTGACCTAGAAACTGATTTCACTGATGTTAAGAATGAAGCTAAGTTCTGTCTAGAAAGTAATTTCGTTGGAGATGGAAGTGAAGATGAAAGTGATAACAGTTCTGAAG GAATACCATATTTTCTTTCAGATCCATTTAAGCAACATATGGACACAGAACTAGAGGACGATGATGTGAAAACTGTAACAGAGGTTAAAAGTACGACGCAGTCCAAG TGGACTACTCTTGGGCAGCTATTATGGTCCAGCCACCTACCAAAGTACACTCTTATCAAAGAGCTGTCGAGTGAATGTTTGAAAAATCTTCATCTTCATAAACCTCTAGAAACAACATGGCCTAAGATTAATGGCCAACTCCTTTCAATAGAGCATCAATTGAATCAGCAGGATGTTTTTACACCACTTCAACAAGGACTCTTCAGTATAATAAATGGTTACAAGGACTTGTATTATCCAGAAAGAACAGCAATTCAAAATGGAGAAGAAGTTTGCCGTGCCTATTGCTTACATGTAATAAATCACGTGTTGAAAGCAAATTCACAGGTGCTGAGCAACAATGCCAAGTGCCGAGATCGAAAGACAGAAGTTGATGATGACTTGAGGGATCAGGGACTTACAAGGCCTAAG GTACTTATTGTGGTGCCATTTAGAGAGTCGGCTTTAAGAGTGGTTCAAACTTTGATTAGTCTTCTTGACGTGAAAGACAAGCTGGAAGTGAGCAACAAGAAAAGATTTAAGGATGAATATGGCTCTAGTCCAGAAGAGAGACCGCCAAATCTAAAACGACCTGAAGACTACGAGGCTATTTTTGCTGGCAATATTGATGACCACTTCCGAATAG GTGTGGCCATCCTTCGGAGGAGTATGAGATTGTATGCACCATTTTATTCTAGCGACATCATCATTGCCTCTCCCCTGGGCTTGCGGACAATTATCAAAACTGAGGATGACAAGACGAGGGATTTTGATTTCCTCTCCTCTATTGAAATATTAATTATTGACCAAGCTGATGTATACCTTATGCAAAACTGGGAACATATTGTG CACCTAATGAAACATCTTAACCAGCAACCTCATGAGCCACATGGAGTGGATTTCTCTCGTGTGCGGATGTGGAGTCTGAACAATTGGTCCAAGTATTACAGACAGACTTTGATCTTCAGTGCACTTCAGGATCCACAGATTAATGCCATTTACAGTAAATACTGCTTCAATTACAGAGGACAG GTGGCAGTAAGTAATGTGCCTCGAACTGGTTCAATCTGCCATGTTGTTGTGCAGTTACCACATGTTTTCCAGCGAGTGGATGTCTCCAGCTACGCTAGTTTGCCTGATGCAAG GTTTGAATTCTTTACCAAGAAGATTTTACCTCAGTATAGAGAAGCTGTCATGTCTCACACCTTAATTTACATACCGATCTACTTTGATTATGTGCGACTGCGAAACTACTACAATCGTGAAGAAATTAATTTTTCTCATATTTGTGAATACAGCAAAAAATCCACTATTAATCGAGCACGATATCATTTCCTGAAAGGAGAGAAACCTTTCCTCTTATTCACCGAACGTTTCCATTTTTACAAAAG GTACACAATTAAGGGCATCAGACATCTTATTTTCTATGAGCTTCCTACGTATCCACATTTCTACAGTGACATTTGCAACATGCTGAAAGGTGAAAATAGGGGTGATGAAGCTACATGGACTTGCACCGTCTTGTATTCCAAATATGATGCTCAGAAGCTGACCCGAGTGGTGGGAGCAGAGCGTGCTGCACAGATGATTCAGTCAAAGAAATCTGTGCATTTGTTTGTAACTGGAGAAGACTCGTAA
- the utp25 gene encoding U3 small nucleolar RNA-associated protein 25 homolog isoform X4 yields the protein MGKRKSGGRLRGLGSNLTKKQKKHLREFGEQHPFHDEVLEKAEPGQIVELADSSEQSDSESDAESGTEQVTPYQHLCSTLKNVAEDADSVSDSDSETEFEEEAEEENQDDDGEEEKGGSEVDDENEQKEKDAFSKDDEESSAAAKEFSKDEMVHDDEIENASDLETDFTDVKNEAKFCLESNFVGDGSEDESDNSSEDPFKQHMDTELEDDDVKTVTEVKSTTQSKWTTLGQLLWSSHLPKYTLIKELSSECLKNLHLHKPLETTWPKINGQLLSIEHQLNQQDVFTPLQQGLFSIINGYKDLYYPERTAIQNGEEVCRAYCLHVINHVLKANSQVLSNNAKCRDRKTEVDDDLRDQGLTRPKVLIVVPFRESALRVVQTLISLLDVKDKLEVSNKKRFKDEYGSSPEERPPNLKRPEDYEAIFAGNIDDHFRIGVAILRRSMRLYAPFYSSDIIIASPLGLRTIIKTEDDKTRDFDFLSSIEILIIDQADVYLMQNWEHIVHLMKHLNQQPHEPHGVDFSRVRMWSLNNWSKYYRQTLIFSALQDPQINAIYSKYCFNYRGQVAVSNVPRTGSICHVVVQLPHVFQRVDVSSYASLPDARFEFFTKKILPQYREAVMSHTLIYIPIYFDYVRLRNYYNREEINFSHICEYSKKSTINRARYHFLKGEKPFLLFTERFHFYKRYTIKGIRHLIFYELPTYPHFYSDICNMLKGENRGDEATWTCTVLYSKYDAQKLTRVVGAERAAQMIQSKKSVHLFVTGEDS from the exons GGTATTGGAAAAGGCAGAGCCAGGTCAAATTGTTGAACTG GCCGACAGCTCGGAGCAGTCTGATTCAGAGAGCGATGCAGAATCTGGCACAGAACAGGTAACTCCCTACCAACATCTGTGTTCCACCTTAAAAAATGTTGCAGAAGATGCagactctgtctctgacagtgacagtgaaacTGAATTTGaagaggaggcggaggaggagaACCAAGATGATGATGGGGAGGAAGAGAAGGGTGGCAGTGAAGTTGATGATGAAAATGAACAAAAGGAAAAAG ATGCATTCAGTAAAGATGATGAGGAAAGCAGTGCTGCAGCGAAAGAATTTTCAAAGGATGAGATGGTACATGATGATGAAATTGAAAACGCCAGTGACCTAGAAACTGATTTCACTGATGTTAAGAATGAAGCTAAGTTCTGTCTAGAAAGTAATTTCGTTGGAGATGGAAGTGAAGATGAAAGTGATAACAGTTCTGAAG ATCCATTTAAGCAACATATGGACACAGAACTAGAGGACGATGATGTGAAAACTGTAACAGAGGTTAAAAGTACGACGCAGTCCAAG TGGACTACTCTTGGGCAGCTATTATGGTCCAGCCACCTACCAAAGTACACTCTTATCAAAGAGCTGTCGAGTGAATGTTTGAAAAATCTTCATCTTCATAAACCTCTAGAAACAACATGGCCTAAGATTAATGGCCAACTCCTTTCAATAGAGCATCAATTGAATCAGCAGGATGTTTTTACACCACTTCAACAAGGACTCTTCAGTATAATAAATGGTTACAAGGACTTGTATTATCCAGAAAGAACAGCAATTCAAAATGGAGAAGAAGTTTGCCGTGCCTATTGCTTACATGTAATAAATCACGTGTTGAAAGCAAATTCACAGGTGCTGAGCAACAATGCCAAGTGCCGAGATCGAAAGACAGAAGTTGATGATGACTTGAGGGATCAGGGACTTACAAGGCCTAAG GTACTTATTGTGGTGCCATTTAGAGAGTCGGCTTTAAGAGTGGTTCAAACTTTGATTAGTCTTCTTGACGTGAAAGACAAGCTGGAAGTGAGCAACAAGAAAAGATTTAAGGATGAATATGGCTCTAGTCCAGAAGAGAGACCGCCAAATCTAAAACGACCTGAAGACTACGAGGCTATTTTTGCTGGCAATATTGATGACCACTTCCGAATAG GTGTGGCCATCCTTCGGAGGAGTATGAGATTGTATGCACCATTTTATTCTAGCGACATCATCATTGCCTCTCCCCTGGGCTTGCGGACAATTATCAAAACTGAGGATGACAAGACGAGGGATTTTGATTTCCTCTCCTCTATTGAAATATTAATTATTGACCAAGCTGATGTATACCTTATGCAAAACTGGGAACATATTGTG CACCTAATGAAACATCTTAACCAGCAACCTCATGAGCCACATGGAGTGGATTTCTCTCGTGTGCGGATGTGGAGTCTGAACAATTGGTCCAAGTATTACAGACAGACTTTGATCTTCAGTGCACTTCAGGATCCACAGATTAATGCCATTTACAGTAAATACTGCTTCAATTACAGAGGACAG GTGGCAGTAAGTAATGTGCCTCGAACTGGTTCAATCTGCCATGTTGTTGTGCAGTTACCACATGTTTTCCAGCGAGTGGATGTCTCCAGCTACGCTAGTTTGCCTGATGCAAG GTTTGAATTCTTTACCAAGAAGATTTTACCTCAGTATAGAGAAGCTGTCATGTCTCACACCTTAATTTACATACCGATCTACTTTGATTATGTGCGACTGCGAAACTACTACAATCGTGAAGAAATTAATTTTTCTCATATTTGTGAATACAGCAAAAAATCCACTATTAATCGAGCACGATATCATTTCCTGAAAGGAGAGAAACCTTTCCTCTTATTCACCGAACGTTTCCATTTTTACAAAAG GTACACAATTAAGGGCATCAGACATCTTATTTTCTATGAGCTTCCTACGTATCCACATTTCTACAGTGACATTTGCAACATGCTGAAAGGTGAAAATAGGGGTGATGAAGCTACATGGACTTGCACCGTCTTGTATTCCAAATATGATGCTCAGAAGCTGACCCGAGTGGTGGGAGCAGAGCGTGCTGCACAGATGATTCAGTCAAAGAAATCTGTGCATTTGTTTGTAACTGGAGAAGACTCGTAA
- the utp25 gene encoding U3 small nucleolar RNA-associated protein 25 homolog isoform X1: MGKRKSGGRLRGLGSNLTKKQKKHLREFGEQHPFHDEVLEKAEPGQIVELADSSEQSDSESDAESGTEQVTPYQHLCSTLKNVAEDADSVSDSDSETEFEEEAEEENQDDDGEEEKGGSEVDDENEQKEKADAFSKDDEESSAAAKEFSKDEMVHDDEIENASDLETDFTDVKNEAKFCLESNFVGDGSEDESDNSSEGIPYFLSDPFKQHMDTELEDDDVKTVTEVKSTTQSKWTTLGQLLWSSHLPKYTLIKELSSECLKNLHLHKPLETTWPKINGQLLSIEHQLNQQDVFTPLQQGLFSIINGYKDLYYPERTAIQNGEEVCRAYCLHVINHVLKANSQVLSNNAKCRDRKTEVDDDLRDQGLTRPKVLIVVPFRESALRVVQTLISLLDVKDKLEVSNKKRFKDEYGSSPEERPPNLKRPEDYEAIFAGNIDDHFRIGVAILRRSMRLYAPFYSSDIIIASPLGLRTIIKTEDDKTRDFDFLSSIEILIIDQADVYLMQNWEHIVHLMKHLNQQPHEPHGVDFSRVRMWSLNNWSKYYRQTLIFSALQDPQINAIYSKYCFNYRGQVAVSNVPRTGSICHVVVQLPHVFQRVDVSSYASLPDARFEFFTKKILPQYREAVMSHTLIYIPIYFDYVRLRNYYNREEINFSHICEYSKKSTINRARYHFLKGEKPFLLFTERFHFYKRYTIKGIRHLIFYELPTYPHFYSDICNMLKGENRGDEATWTCTVLYSKYDAQKLTRVVGAERAAQMIQSKKSVHLFVTGEDS, from the exons GGTATTGGAAAAGGCAGAGCCAGGTCAAATTGTTGAACTG GCCGACAGCTCGGAGCAGTCTGATTCAGAGAGCGATGCAGAATCTGGCACAGAACAGGTAACTCCCTACCAACATCTGTGTTCCACCTTAAAAAATGTTGCAGAAGATGCagactctgtctctgacagtgacagtgaaacTGAATTTGaagaggaggcggaggaggagaACCAAGATGATGATGGGGAGGAAGAGAAGGGTGGCAGTGAAGTTGATGATGAAAATGAACAAAAGGAAAAAG CAGATGCATTCAGTAAAGATGATGAGGAAAGCAGTGCTGCAGCGAAAGAATTTTCAAAGGATGAGATGGTACATGATGATGAAATTGAAAACGCCAGTGACCTAGAAACTGATTTCACTGATGTTAAGAATGAAGCTAAGTTCTGTCTAGAAAGTAATTTCGTTGGAGATGGAAGTGAAGATGAAAGTGATAACAGTTCTGAAG GAATACCATATTTTCTTTCAGATCCATTTAAGCAACATATGGACACAGAACTAGAGGACGATGATGTGAAAACTGTAACAGAGGTTAAAAGTACGACGCAGTCCAAG TGGACTACTCTTGGGCAGCTATTATGGTCCAGCCACCTACCAAAGTACACTCTTATCAAAGAGCTGTCGAGTGAATGTTTGAAAAATCTTCATCTTCATAAACCTCTAGAAACAACATGGCCTAAGATTAATGGCCAACTCCTTTCAATAGAGCATCAATTGAATCAGCAGGATGTTTTTACACCACTTCAACAAGGACTCTTCAGTATAATAAATGGTTACAAGGACTTGTATTATCCAGAAAGAACAGCAATTCAAAATGGAGAAGAAGTTTGCCGTGCCTATTGCTTACATGTAATAAATCACGTGTTGAAAGCAAATTCACAGGTGCTGAGCAACAATGCCAAGTGCCGAGATCGAAAGACAGAAGTTGATGATGACTTGAGGGATCAGGGACTTACAAGGCCTAAG GTACTTATTGTGGTGCCATTTAGAGAGTCGGCTTTAAGAGTGGTTCAAACTTTGATTAGTCTTCTTGACGTGAAAGACAAGCTGGAAGTGAGCAACAAGAAAAGATTTAAGGATGAATATGGCTCTAGTCCAGAAGAGAGACCGCCAAATCTAAAACGACCTGAAGACTACGAGGCTATTTTTGCTGGCAATATTGATGACCACTTCCGAATAG GTGTGGCCATCCTTCGGAGGAGTATGAGATTGTATGCACCATTTTATTCTAGCGACATCATCATTGCCTCTCCCCTGGGCTTGCGGACAATTATCAAAACTGAGGATGACAAGACGAGGGATTTTGATTTCCTCTCCTCTATTGAAATATTAATTATTGACCAAGCTGATGTATACCTTATGCAAAACTGGGAACATATTGTG CACCTAATGAAACATCTTAACCAGCAACCTCATGAGCCACATGGAGTGGATTTCTCTCGTGTGCGGATGTGGAGTCTGAACAATTGGTCCAAGTATTACAGACAGACTTTGATCTTCAGTGCACTTCAGGATCCACAGATTAATGCCATTTACAGTAAATACTGCTTCAATTACAGAGGACAG GTGGCAGTAAGTAATGTGCCTCGAACTGGTTCAATCTGCCATGTTGTTGTGCAGTTACCACATGTTTTCCAGCGAGTGGATGTCTCCAGCTACGCTAGTTTGCCTGATGCAAG GTTTGAATTCTTTACCAAGAAGATTTTACCTCAGTATAGAGAAGCTGTCATGTCTCACACCTTAATTTACATACCGATCTACTTTGATTATGTGCGACTGCGAAACTACTACAATCGTGAAGAAATTAATTTTTCTCATATTTGTGAATACAGCAAAAAATCCACTATTAATCGAGCACGATATCATTTCCTGAAAGGAGAGAAACCTTTCCTCTTATTCACCGAACGTTTCCATTTTTACAAAAG GTACACAATTAAGGGCATCAGACATCTTATTTTCTATGAGCTTCCTACGTATCCACATTTCTACAGTGACATTTGCAACATGCTGAAAGGTGAAAATAGGGGTGATGAAGCTACATGGACTTGCACCGTCTTGTATTCCAAATATGATGCTCAGAAGCTGACCCGAGTGGTGGGAGCAGAGCGTGCTGCACAGATGATTCAGTCAAAGAAATCTGTGCATTTGTTTGTAACTGGAGAAGACTCGTAA
- the utp25 gene encoding U3 small nucleolar RNA-associated protein 25 homolog isoform X3, translated as MGKRKSGGRLRGLGSNLTKKQKKHLREFGEQHPFHDEVLEKAEPGQIVELADSSEQSDSESDAESGTEQVTPYQHLCSTLKNVAEDADSVSDSDSETEFEEEAEEENQDDDGEEEKGGSEVDDENEQKEKADAFSKDDEESSAAAKEFSKDEMVHDDEIENASDLETDFTDVKNEAKFCLESNFVGDGSEDESDNSSEDPFKQHMDTELEDDDVKTVTEVKSTTQSKWTTLGQLLWSSHLPKYTLIKELSSECLKNLHLHKPLETTWPKINGQLLSIEHQLNQQDVFTPLQQGLFSIINGYKDLYYPERTAIQNGEEVCRAYCLHVINHVLKANSQVLSNNAKCRDRKTEVDDDLRDQGLTRPKVLIVVPFRESALRVVQTLISLLDVKDKLEVSNKKRFKDEYGSSPEERPPNLKRPEDYEAIFAGNIDDHFRIGVAILRRSMRLYAPFYSSDIIIASPLGLRTIIKTEDDKTRDFDFLSSIEILIIDQADVYLMQNWEHIVHLMKHLNQQPHEPHGVDFSRVRMWSLNNWSKYYRQTLIFSALQDPQINAIYSKYCFNYRGQVAVSNVPRTGSICHVVVQLPHVFQRVDVSSYASLPDARFEFFTKKILPQYREAVMSHTLIYIPIYFDYVRLRNYYNREEINFSHICEYSKKSTINRARYHFLKGEKPFLLFTERFHFYKRYTIKGIRHLIFYELPTYPHFYSDICNMLKGENRGDEATWTCTVLYSKYDAQKLTRVVGAERAAQMIQSKKSVHLFVTGEDS; from the exons GGTATTGGAAAAGGCAGAGCCAGGTCAAATTGTTGAACTG GCCGACAGCTCGGAGCAGTCTGATTCAGAGAGCGATGCAGAATCTGGCACAGAACAGGTAACTCCCTACCAACATCTGTGTTCCACCTTAAAAAATGTTGCAGAAGATGCagactctgtctctgacagtgacagtgaaacTGAATTTGaagaggaggcggaggaggagaACCAAGATGATGATGGGGAGGAAGAGAAGGGTGGCAGTGAAGTTGATGATGAAAATGAACAAAAGGAAAAAG CAGATGCATTCAGTAAAGATGATGAGGAAAGCAGTGCTGCAGCGAAAGAATTTTCAAAGGATGAGATGGTACATGATGATGAAATTGAAAACGCCAGTGACCTAGAAACTGATTTCACTGATGTTAAGAATGAAGCTAAGTTCTGTCTAGAAAGTAATTTCGTTGGAGATGGAAGTGAAGATGAAAGTGATAACAGTTCTGAAG ATCCATTTAAGCAACATATGGACACAGAACTAGAGGACGATGATGTGAAAACTGTAACAGAGGTTAAAAGTACGACGCAGTCCAAG TGGACTACTCTTGGGCAGCTATTATGGTCCAGCCACCTACCAAAGTACACTCTTATCAAAGAGCTGTCGAGTGAATGTTTGAAAAATCTTCATCTTCATAAACCTCTAGAAACAACATGGCCTAAGATTAATGGCCAACTCCTTTCAATAGAGCATCAATTGAATCAGCAGGATGTTTTTACACCACTTCAACAAGGACTCTTCAGTATAATAAATGGTTACAAGGACTTGTATTATCCAGAAAGAACAGCAATTCAAAATGGAGAAGAAGTTTGCCGTGCCTATTGCTTACATGTAATAAATCACGTGTTGAAAGCAAATTCACAGGTGCTGAGCAACAATGCCAAGTGCCGAGATCGAAAGACAGAAGTTGATGATGACTTGAGGGATCAGGGACTTACAAGGCCTAAG GTACTTATTGTGGTGCCATTTAGAGAGTCGGCTTTAAGAGTGGTTCAAACTTTGATTAGTCTTCTTGACGTGAAAGACAAGCTGGAAGTGAGCAACAAGAAAAGATTTAAGGATGAATATGGCTCTAGTCCAGAAGAGAGACCGCCAAATCTAAAACGACCTGAAGACTACGAGGCTATTTTTGCTGGCAATATTGATGACCACTTCCGAATAG GTGTGGCCATCCTTCGGAGGAGTATGAGATTGTATGCACCATTTTATTCTAGCGACATCATCATTGCCTCTCCCCTGGGCTTGCGGACAATTATCAAAACTGAGGATGACAAGACGAGGGATTTTGATTTCCTCTCCTCTATTGAAATATTAATTATTGACCAAGCTGATGTATACCTTATGCAAAACTGGGAACATATTGTG CACCTAATGAAACATCTTAACCAGCAACCTCATGAGCCACATGGAGTGGATTTCTCTCGTGTGCGGATGTGGAGTCTGAACAATTGGTCCAAGTATTACAGACAGACTTTGATCTTCAGTGCACTTCAGGATCCACAGATTAATGCCATTTACAGTAAATACTGCTTCAATTACAGAGGACAG GTGGCAGTAAGTAATGTGCCTCGAACTGGTTCAATCTGCCATGTTGTTGTGCAGTTACCACATGTTTTCCAGCGAGTGGATGTCTCCAGCTACGCTAGTTTGCCTGATGCAAG GTTTGAATTCTTTACCAAGAAGATTTTACCTCAGTATAGAGAAGCTGTCATGTCTCACACCTTAATTTACATACCGATCTACTTTGATTATGTGCGACTGCGAAACTACTACAATCGTGAAGAAATTAATTTTTCTCATATTTGTGAATACAGCAAAAAATCCACTATTAATCGAGCACGATATCATTTCCTGAAAGGAGAGAAACCTTTCCTCTTATTCACCGAACGTTTCCATTTTTACAAAAG GTACACAATTAAGGGCATCAGACATCTTATTTTCTATGAGCTTCCTACGTATCCACATTTCTACAGTGACATTTGCAACATGCTGAAAGGTGAAAATAGGGGTGATGAAGCTACATGGACTTGCACCGTCTTGTATTCCAAATATGATGCTCAGAAGCTGACCCGAGTGGTGGGAGCAGAGCGTGCTGCACAGATGATTCAGTCAAAGAAATCTGTGCATTTGTTTGTAACTGGAGAAGACTCGTAA
- the utp25 gene encoding U3 small nucleolar RNA-associated protein 25 homolog isoform X5 → MTDAFSKDDEESSAAAKEFSKDEMVHDDEIENASDLETDFTDVKNEAKFCLESNFVGDGSEDESDNSSEDPFKQHMDTELEDDDVKTVTEVKSTTQSKWTTLGQLLWSSHLPKYTLIKELSSECLKNLHLHKPLETTWPKINGQLLSIEHQLNQQDVFTPLQQGLFSIINGYKDLYYPERTAIQNGEEVCRAYCLHVINHVLKANSQVLSNNAKCRDRKTEVDDDLRDQGLTRPKVLIVVPFRESALRVVQTLISLLDVKDKLEVSNKKRFKDEYGSSPEERPPNLKRPEDYEAIFAGNIDDHFRIGVAILRRSMRLYAPFYSSDIIIASPLGLRTIIKTEDDKTRDFDFLSSIEILIIDQADVYLMQNWEHIVHLMKHLNQQPHEPHGVDFSRVRMWSLNNWSKYYRQTLIFSALQDPQINAIYSKYCFNYRGQVAVSNVPRTGSICHVVVQLPHVFQRVDVSSYASLPDARFEFFTKKILPQYREAVMSHTLIYIPIYFDYVRLRNYYNREEINFSHICEYSKKSTINRARYHFLKGEKPFLLFTERFHFYKRYTIKGIRHLIFYELPTYPHFYSDICNMLKGENRGDEATWTCTVLYSKYDAQKLTRVVGAERAAQMIQSKKSVHLFVTGEDS, encoded by the exons CAGATGCATTCAGTAAAGATGATGAGGAAAGCAGTGCTGCAGCGAAAGAATTTTCAAAGGATGAGATGGTACATGATGATGAAATTGAAAACGCCAGTGACCTAGAAACTGATTTCACTGATGTTAAGAATGAAGCTAAGTTCTGTCTAGAAAGTAATTTCGTTGGAGATGGAAGTGAAGATGAAAGTGATAACAGTTCTGAAG ATCCATTTAAGCAACATATGGACACAGAACTAGAGGACGATGATGTGAAAACTGTAACAGAGGTTAAAAGTACGACGCAGTCCAAG TGGACTACTCTTGGGCAGCTATTATGGTCCAGCCACCTACCAAAGTACACTCTTATCAAAGAGCTGTCGAGTGAATGTTTGAAAAATCTTCATCTTCATAAACCTCTAGAAACAACATGGCCTAAGATTAATGGCCAACTCCTTTCAATAGAGCATCAATTGAATCAGCAGGATGTTTTTACACCACTTCAACAAGGACTCTTCAGTATAATAAATGGTTACAAGGACTTGTATTATCCAGAAAGAACAGCAATTCAAAATGGAGAAGAAGTTTGCCGTGCCTATTGCTTACATGTAATAAATCACGTGTTGAAAGCAAATTCACAGGTGCTGAGCAACAATGCCAAGTGCCGAGATCGAAAGACAGAAGTTGATGATGACTTGAGGGATCAGGGACTTACAAGGCCTAAG GTACTTATTGTGGTGCCATTTAGAGAGTCGGCTTTAAGAGTGGTTCAAACTTTGATTAGTCTTCTTGACGTGAAAGACAAGCTGGAAGTGAGCAACAAGAAAAGATTTAAGGATGAATATGGCTCTAGTCCAGAAGAGAGACCGCCAAATCTAAAACGACCTGAAGACTACGAGGCTATTTTTGCTGGCAATATTGATGACCACTTCCGAATAG GTGTGGCCATCCTTCGGAGGAGTATGAGATTGTATGCACCATTTTATTCTAGCGACATCATCATTGCCTCTCCCCTGGGCTTGCGGACAATTATCAAAACTGAGGATGACAAGACGAGGGATTTTGATTTCCTCTCCTCTATTGAAATATTAATTATTGACCAAGCTGATGTATACCTTATGCAAAACTGGGAACATATTGTG CACCTAATGAAACATCTTAACCAGCAACCTCATGAGCCACATGGAGTGGATTTCTCTCGTGTGCGGATGTGGAGTCTGAACAATTGGTCCAAGTATTACAGACAGACTTTGATCTTCAGTGCACTTCAGGATCCACAGATTAATGCCATTTACAGTAAATACTGCTTCAATTACAGAGGACAG GTGGCAGTAAGTAATGTGCCTCGAACTGGTTCAATCTGCCATGTTGTTGTGCAGTTACCACATGTTTTCCAGCGAGTGGATGTCTCCAGCTACGCTAGTTTGCCTGATGCAAG GTTTGAATTCTTTACCAAGAAGATTTTACCTCAGTATAGAGAAGCTGTCATGTCTCACACCTTAATTTACATACCGATCTACTTTGATTATGTGCGACTGCGAAACTACTACAATCGTGAAGAAATTAATTTTTCTCATATTTGTGAATACAGCAAAAAATCCACTATTAATCGAGCACGATATCATTTCCTGAAAGGAGAGAAACCTTTCCTCTTATTCACCGAACGTTTCCATTTTTACAAAAG GTACACAATTAAGGGCATCAGACATCTTATTTTCTATGAGCTTCCTACGTATCCACATTTCTACAGTGACATTTGCAACATGCTGAAAGGTGAAAATAGGGGTGATGAAGCTACATGGACTTGCACCGTCTTGTATTCCAAATATGATGCTCAGAAGCTGACCCGAGTGGTGGGAGCAGAGCGTGCTGCACAGATGATTCAGTCAAAGAAATCTGTGCATTTGTTTGTAACTGGAGAAGACTCGTAA